aaaatgaaaatttgaaaatttttggtTGTGATTATAGTAAAGTTGCCGTTGATTTAGTGAAATCTAATGAATCATTCATAAGTAATCATGAAAAGGGAGTTGCTTATTCATCGGTATGGGATTTAGCTAATCCTGAAGGGAACATCCCAGAAGATTTACCACCAAATTCAGTTGATATAGTAATCATGGTATTTGTGTTTCTGGCATTACACCCGGATCAATGGAAACAAGCAGTTGACAATTTATCTAAAGTTTTAAAACCTGGTGgtgaaatattatttagAGATTATGGTAGATATGATTTGGCTCAAGTGCGATTTAAAAAAGGTAGATTATTAgatgataatttttatattaGAGGTGATGGTACAagagtttattttttcactgaagaagaattggaagaaatattttgtgAAAAGGGTCCTtttaaaaaggaaaaaattGCCACGGATAGAAGATTATTAGTCaatagaaagaaacaattgaaaatgtacCGTAATTGGCTACAGGCTGTATTTAGAGGATAATTAGagtaatatataaaaaattatctaaaTGTTTGAATAATTGCCAAATTTCTCGTATCAGTTGATTCATTAATGAAGTTACATCAATACCTTGAATATAAGGATGAGacattgaagaagaagaagatgataaattagGGGTATGCAATGACAATATTTCCTGTAATGTTTGATCTTTCGATATAGGTGCTTGCACCACAATGGGAGATCCGGCAATATATATTTTCACCGGTATCCTATCGATGGTTTTAATAatctttttatttaaaacaTTAAAATCACCCAAATTCCTTGATATTAGTGATTTCCATAATTGATTTGTGTTGGCTTCACTCAATTGCATTATTGGTTTGGCAGTGCCATTAAGTACAAAACAtgattgtttcaattgattcattagAATACGATTCATTGTTTtcatataatcaatttgtcCATCCCCCGCTagtttttcattaaatggAATTATGTACTCTATCGGATATACGGGTTCGTATTTCATAGATATCGTCCAGCAACCCAAGTCATGGTCATTTAAAAGAGCTGGCAAATATAGATAATCGTACAAAACCCCAACTGGTAAATTCCATTTGAGTGGGACTTCCTCGAATTCTAACCAAATAGGAACCTTGCTCAATTCAATAGTCGTGATAAAGTTTTGGAAATATCGTATTAGTTGTGGGAAAACTGTTGGAAAATATGAGTTTCTTGGAATAGTCAAAAgatattcaataatttgatcTTCAATGTTTAGTAGTATTTTTACGTTAATAGAACCATTCCaaagtttctttttaatttcGGCTAGATTGTCTATATCATTCATAATgcaacaaaaatatttcttcgGTTGTAAATTAACGCCTCACAAAAGTAATGCAAACAATGATCTTCTTCTTATGATTGTAATTTCAAAGATATGACAATGATGGAAGATGGAATATGAGTTTACTTGGTAAAAGTGTGAGTTTTATTCCAGATCAGTCCAAGTCAACCAGCCCACTTTCGCGGGAATCTTAATTATCagtttttcctttttttggTAGTAATTGCACgtacaccaagaagttagtACTACCAAAAGAAGTTAAAGTTAATTTCGTACGACATGAGAAATAACACAATGTGATAAATTGTCTATAAAGTCAAGAAGTCAAAGTCTAGAAATATACATTGTTGGTTATActtgttattgttttagATATATGACATCAAAGTATGACTGGCCATGTTTAATGCACTCTCTAATAATTTGTGCTcgcaacaacaacaaaagagTAAGAACTCTTTAGTTTTTAGGTCATACTAAAAAAAGTAGCAATCTCCAGCCATTCTATCATTACTATCATTTCATATGGAATgtatttctatttctttagTCCAATAGAAGACAACGGAAATGACAAAGCACTGTTGGTTATCAATACCAGAATCATCATTTTCGAAATCATtagattttttaatttaaatatacTTCGAATTTCCTCGTAACTGGTTTTTTTGATATATAATTTCGAGAGCATTCACAATctcaattttcaatttgttgttccCAAAAGATTAACTGAAACAGTATACAATTGAAACTCGATTGTTTGCAACTAACAGCAATCATTTATAAAAGAAAGTTGGAGAAAAAGATCTGCAAAGTCATTCATTACAATTTCTATcattcaatatttattatcaaaacaaaaatattcttctttttgcttttccttcttttcttcttgttgctATTACAACTTTTGTTATTAGATAAATTATGAAGAAATCGAATTCAAAACAATTACTCACAACTTTGGACTTACCACCAATTATACCTGCTTCAATAACTACATTAGATTTTGATCATGCTGTTAATAGTTATCAACCAGGTAATTATAATCCAGAAGATTTACCAGATAAAATACCCATTATAAATGAATCAACTGGTAGTTTCCGAAGATTTATTAGACGagcaaaatcaacaagaattaaaaagaataatgataaaagaagaatagtTAGTGCACCACCTGGAACTTATATTGGGAAAGAATTACCCGATATTCCTTCAAATATGCCAACAACTCCCATAACAATAATAGCCCCAAAAGACAGAACCAATAGAAAACCATTATATACCAATCCTCCAAGAACAATTTCCCTCATTAATGAAAACATACCTTATCCAGTACTCACAACTCCAAATTATAATCCACATCAGATTaaacttgttgttgacgAGCCTCATCTCAAGTTGGAACCAAAATTGACTAATGACTCCGAGACCAATTCAATTGGGACAGATTCAATATTATCTACCAAAAGCATTGATATCCCTGTTGCAATTCATGATGATGCGAAAGTAACAGTAACCCACAATTgtaatagtagtagcagtGATAATGATAGTCTTGTGGATAGTTTATTTtccaaagaagaagagcAAGAAGGAGATCAAATTGATCCTGTTACATCACATGAAGAACACGAAAtagaatcatcaacattagTATTACCGAAAATGAGAAAGaaatcatcaccaccaccatcatcatcgtcagATAAAATTGGACATTCGCAAACTAAATCAAGTTCCCATCAAATTAATACCAAATCATTAGGATATTGTTTAGATACTCCAAATGTATATAAAGAAAGTCGATTCCCACTGGTTCCTAGTCATATCAAAGTTCCCAAACAAGTGAATGAgagtggtggtggtggtggtgctaCCCATAAAAACATTGAGAATTCAAAAACTGATAAACGTCGTTCATTGAGTGATTTTACTCATATGAAACATGTTTTAACTAAACTAGATCATcatgataataattcacAAGAAGTTAAACATAGATCATTAATCAGTTTTAGTCAATTAAAATTAGGATCAAAAGAGGACATAAATAAGAAAACTGATAAGGAATCTGATAAGAGACGTTCTTGGTATGTTGATTTTATACCTCATGGGAATTCTAATCGAGATGAtgcaaaacaacaaaagcaTAGGGCAGTGTCGAACATTGTGGtttccaaaacaaaacaactAGAACCAACTACTTTTAGTACTACAACTACTACACAAGACAAATACAATAGGAAGAAACGTCTTTCTTATTCAGATTTCATTCGTCCACAAGTGAGATCTGTTTCTACACCTGATGATACAAGAGCAAAGAAGATCCTTCCGCCATTACCACCGAAACACGatataaacaacaacaacaactataCCCAGCTGAAAAATGTAATTGAACCGCGTTACTACATCAACACATATATTAaaccaagaagaaataaagaGACAAACACAAATATAAACATAATTCCAAAAACATCAACctgtaataataaaaaccAATTGTATTCTACCACTAATAAACCCACTATGGGAAAATCACTACCACCATTACCACCGCCATCACCTCCAAAAATCCATGGAGAATATTATCGGACAAATAGATTTGGTGAACGATCCCATTATGTATAACTAGCATGTAAAAACCTCAATTTATGTATGCAAATACGGTGTAGAAGTATATGTTCACTTTACTGTTTATAATTTGacaattaattcatcacCTTGGTATTTATTGACAATATCTTCAATACCATATTCTTTAGCTATACGAGGATTAATGAATCTTCCACCCAAATAATGAATCTTATCAGGACCACTATTTACAAAAAGTTTAGCACATGGTTTTGGAGCTGTAAGACTAATTAAACAAGATGCTTGAATATCAATTTCGGTTCCTGGGCCTTCATCAACATCCCAACCAGAAGGAATATCAACAGAAACAATCGGTGGTAAATGATCATGATTTTGTCCAAgataattaattaaatctttAAAT
This genomic stretch from Candida albicans SC5314 chromosome 1, complete sequence harbors:
- a CDS encoding uncharacterized protein (Ortholog(s) have Atg8 ligase activity, enzyme activator activity and role in C-terminal protein lipidation, CVT pathway, late nucleophagy, macroautophagy, mitophagy, piecemeal microautophagy of nucleus) encodes the protein MNDIDNLAEIKKKLWNGSINVKILLNIEDQIIEYLLTIPRNSYFPTVFPQLIRYFQNFITTIELSKVPIWLEFEEVPLKWNLPVGVLYDYLYLPALLNDHDLGCWTISMKYEPVYPIEYIIPFNEKLAGDGQIDYMKTMNRILMNQLKQSCFVLNGTAKPIMQLSEANTNQLWKSLISRNLGDFNVLNKKIIKTIDRIPVKIYIAGSPIVVQAPISKDQTLQEILSLHTPNLSSSSSSMSHPYIQGIDVTSLMNQSIREIWQLFKHLDNFLYITLIIL
- a CDS encoding uncharacterized protein (Ortholog of C. dubliniensis CD36 : Cd36_02060, C. parapsilosis CDC317 : CPAR2_106200, Candida tenuis NRRL Y-1498 : CANTEDRAFT_96322 and Debaryomyces hansenii CBS767 : DEHA2C02310g), with amino-acid sequence MKKSNSKQLLTTLDLPPIIPASITTLDFDHAVNSYQPGNYNPEDLPDKIPIINESTGSFRRFIRRAKSTRIKKNNDKRRIVSAPPGTYIGKELPDIPSNMPTTPITIIAPKDRTNRKPLYTNPPRTISLINENIPYPVLTTPNYNPHQIKLVVDEPHLKLEPKLTNDSETNSIGTDSILSTKSIDIPVAIHDDAKVTVTHNCNSSSSDNDSLVDSLFSKEEEQEGDQIDPVTSHEEHEIESSTLVLPKMRKKSSPPPSSSSDKIGHSQTKSSSHQINTKSLGYCLDTPNVYKESRFPSVPSHIKVPKQVNESGGGGGATHKNIENSKTDKRRSLSDFTHMKHVLTKLDHHDNNSQEVKHRSLISFSQLKLGSKEDINKKTDKESDKRRSWYVDFIPHGNSNRDDAKQQKHRAVSNIVVSKTKQLEPTTFSTTTTTQDKYNRKKRLSYSDFIRPQVRSVSTPDDTRAKKILPPLPPKHDINNNNNYTQSKNVIEPRYYINTYIKPRRNKETNTNINIIPKTSTCNNKNQLYSTTNKPTMGKSLPPLPPPSPPKIHGEYYRTNRFGERSHYV
- the ABP140 gene encoding Abp140p (Ortholog of S. cerevisiae actin-binding protein Abp140; Hap43-induced; F-12/CO2 early biofilm induced) gives rise to the protein MSKETKPPLDSRIGKDSPFTFGQRYLESEEDVFNHNAWDHVEWGEEQIKQAQELISKQYDHPVKEFDKNLYNSNPAKYWDLFYKHNRENFFKDRKWLQIEFPSLYKVTSKNYQQPTTILEIGCGAGNTFFPILNQNENENLKIFGCDYSKVAVDLVKSNESFISNHEKGVAYSSVWDLANPEGNIPEDLPPNSVDIVIMVFVFSALHPDQWKQAVDNLSKVLKPGGEILFRDYGRYDLAQVRFKKGRLLDDNFYIRGDGTRVYFFTEEELEEIFCEKGPFKKEKIATDRRLLVNRKKQLKMYRNWLQAVFRG